The genomic DNA GCGTTTAGGTACTGGTTTTAGACATAAAAATTGCATCGATTACACACTTACACCTAAAATCCCGAGTGCCACGCGGTTCGCGATAGTGGCCCACATGCCATTGTCGGCAGCCAGCGGTGTCAACGCGGTGAGGAGTGCGCTAAATGCCAACGACAGCCCAACCATGTTACGTCCACCGAAACGTTCCGCAAAAATGCCGGCCGGCAGCGAAGAGATCAGATAACCGTAGAAATAGGCGCCCAAGATGATGCTTTGGTCGTGCGAGCTCCAGTTGTACCGGGGGCCATACTGAAACAATGGAGAAAGCAAACGgaatgggagaaaaataaattacacacacatacacacacacatctatgCACACGTAAACACAtggagcaataaaaatgatcGGATCGTATTGAAGGCATCACCTACATCTGGGATCTTTGAATGTCCTACGATTGTCTGATTAATCGATTCGCCCGACGCGCTGCTGTTACGCTGCTCGAGTACGgattgtttgctgctgctttgaaTCGGCTGCACCATGGCCAGTATATTGACGGACATGTTGACGCGCAGCATGTAGCTGATCAGGCAAGCCATAAACAGCATAATAGACACATTGAACCGGGTCGGTATGCGATCTGCGGAGTAGAGAAAGGAAACCGTGATGAGATGAGGAGGCGGCGCGTGATGAAAATTGTATCATTTTTGCCGTTTGTGGAATTATGTTCGAATTTTGCACCGGACGCTAATCGCGCTCTTGTGCCATTCATTGCCAATACACTTTACGTTACGTTACGGCTGCTCAGGTGACATGTGTATGGGCTATTCGTCGTTGGGGAGCATTTTTTACGAGCCAGAAAGTATTTCTCTGCGGTTGTTGGgccattcgttttttttttgcggtggtGTAAATTTGTCAGCCAGCCAACACGTGCTAATGACATTAAATCTGTAAACCTACTAAAGCGCACGGCAAATCTGCGTCAATATGGGCATCACATCACGACTATTTGTTTCACACGATGTCGTTCGATACAGCAAATATGGAACAAAGTCACGCCGAAACTGATGGGAGATAATATTAGGGATACACGGACTAGACTCCTTTAGTAGTAAAAGGCTTACGAGTGGACGATTCACACCAGTTACACAAgcgatattttttttccttctgataACTGGTTACGAAGAATGCTAGGAAAACTACCATCCAGTTGCACCACGCAACTAACTACACGCAGCTCAATGGTACAAGATTCTTCAGGtgcgtaccaccaccaccgatcgcCCCAAACCTTACAGGATCTGGCAGCCAGTGTGTGTACACTCAACACCGGTCGACATAAGAGATTCTTTGTTGCGTCAGCCCCGTTTAAACGATCATTAACCTAGCGCTGACAAGTTTACGGCCATCGGAGTGCTATCAATTTGATTGCTCAAGTCGCGAAATGACATCGGGGTTTTTGAAAAGCTAGCGAACAGCTATAGATTCATTTAAAATACAAGGTGAAGCCTGGCTGCCTGGGTCTGATCTGATGAAGAGCGAGATATGTATGTTTGCAAATTGACACATATTTGTCGCGATCGCGAAATTTAATCACAGCGCACGTTGATCGGTACCTATGGAAACATCGGTCGATATAGACCCGCGGGGATCAACTAACTATAAATAACTAGATAATACCTATCAAACGCTATTAAAGCAATAAACAGAAGCTTCGACAAACTCACGAACATGTCCCTAATTTGGCCCAATTACATGATAATTGTTTGAAAGCAAATGCATCCAATTTTATTCACAAGCCAACCAGCTGCTCAAAGCATTCTTTGTTCCAATACCGTTCCCGTGTGGTACACAGTTGACTGACCCCGTATGCTAATCACTAACATCGATCATACATGTTGTTACCTTTTGGGAGAGTGATCGATCAGTGGTAGAGTAATGTTTCCAGTTGAGTTTGTTCCAGCTGAAGTATAAATTATGCGTGTCTTAAGACCCATCCCATCAGTACACATTGCTAAAGAGCCCAGCATGCATCAAGTTCTGTGCAGTCTCCTTTCCCTGGCCGTGCTAGTCTCTACGGCACCCGGTCCTTGCGATCTGCCAAGCTTATCCGAAGTAGGCAGCCAGTATCTGGTGTTCGGGCAGGACTGTCGCCAGTACGCTTACGGGTACAATGCAGGATCATCGGCCAAAGTTGAAGTGAAGAATGCAAACGGAACGGTGTTCGGAGCTTATCACTACATCGATGCGAACAACGTAACGCAGCGGGTAAACTACACGGTGACCGATGAGGATGGGTTCGTGGTGGAAGGAACCAACTTGCCCGTACCTGTGAAGGACACGGCCGTGGAGGATTCAACAACAACCGAAGTTCCGACGACAGTTGCGCCCGTATCTTCGGAAGAGGAGCAAACGACCTCGTCAAACCTGGTGCGGGAATCGTTCTACTCCGGTGGTGGATCTGAGGTGGATCGTAACGCCTTTTTTAAACCCATCCTGTCGGTATGGTACCCTGCCAGTTCGTACCCTCACGATCGCGTGGTAGTGCAACAGACAGGCCAAAACACCAAAATGGCATAGACAAGTGAACGTTGGCAAGCGGATATGATCTATTAAAGTAACCGTGTTTAAATGGCAAGTTTGTATCTTTGTGTCTTCAGTAAGTACTCAGATTCAGTCAGATATTGCCCTCACAAATCACTTGGTGTTACTTACCTATCGCTTTGATGAATTGTACAAGTGGCCCGTACATTGTTGAAGCTTTTTGTCCACCTTTTTCGCCTTGATATTCACTCCACGTAAAGTGTCACACCATGCACTTTAAATCGTCCAATTTTTGACGTTAGATTTCACCCGGTACGCACAATTTTTTCTCTTGTGTACACAAATCAGGAACTAAAAGTGCTCTGCCCCGATGTCCCGAACGTCGGTGTCACGCTTCAATTGCACCACACTGCCATTAACCATGAAATGACGGAAGATTCACCTTCACTAGCcgcggtttttattttatttcgcgAAACCCCGTTCCGTTCAAACGCGCCTAGAATTGATATTATATGCGATTGGGCGCAATCGCGCGAGTGCTGCTGGTTCAGCAAtaacagctgctgctgttcatgGCTCCGCACTCCGGTTTATCGGCAGTTCCGATGGTTGAGGTCAAGTGCCTCGATCGACACACAGCGCCGGCTAGTAGATGCTGGTGGGTTGTCGCATTACACACCGCATGGTTGATGCACTCTACCGTAGCGCGGGCGCGCAGCAATAGTTGAGATATCtgaaaacggaaagaaaacgaCATGATACGGAATTATTAGCAATGCTTAGCACCGTTGCGGTTGCAGGCACGTTGCACGGATCGATGGCAGTTGTCCTTAAGGTATGCTAATAAATTGTGTTTTGCTATCGATCACAAGTTCGTCAAAGTGTGAGGAAGCTAAGACGTGCGTTTTGAGCATCTGTTCTGTTGTGCTATTTGGAAAACACGATATGACTCAACCTCAACGACAAATGGACGCGCGTTAGGGATTGCTACGTCTAGAAGGTAGTGAAATTTCCTCTCCGTATCATCACGATGCGATCAACCAAACGACACACGGTAGCACACAGTTCACGTGCACGAATCGTAATGGTATGTAGCAGGTTCTACCTATATCCGAGGTCATCGTTGCAAGGTAGATAAGAGGACTACAGGTACAACAGGAAGCTGCTAGCAGAAAAGCGAAGAAATGTCATTAGAAGCCAGAAGTGAGGGCGGTTGTGGTGACCCGGAGGCACAGCACCATCTCCACGGTGTAACCTTGCTATTTAGGTAAAAACATTCCAGTCATGTAACCGTGTGTAACACACGGACTGTGCGATCATTTGGAAGAGCTCGTCTCCGACGCGACAATGGTATGATAACAACTGTGCTAATTCGTGTTTGTATGTGTCAATTACTCTAGGGTACAGTGCAGTGCACTGGACCGTGAAACAGCTGTGCTCCTATTATTCACTTTTTGTGATCGTGATCTTTTTTGCagaaaaacagttgaagatcACTTAATGTTTTCGATAACATTCGTCCTTCTTTAGACTTCAGGTTTTCGATAACATTCGTCCTTCAAATCGTAAATGTAATAATGGTAAAACTTAACTAAAGTGCTCGTCTTTGTAACATATTTCTAGAGCAGCATTTCCGCAGTACGAAGGCGACGATTGTTTTGGGTTGTCTGTCTGTCATACATGCGTTATGTTTAATCGTACCAGTATACAACGATAAAAAGTTGTTGATGAGGTACTGCACTCGTGGTTGTTATATAGCTTGTACCGAGAGCTAAACATTTACATAAAGCTGTACAAACAAGTAATATCGCGGTTGTAAATGGTAGATTATTAACTAGATAACACTGGGCGCAAAACCAGCCATAGACCATCCCAAGATCCATGTTAAGGACAAAAAGACACTAAATACTTGCGTTGGATAGACGTAGGTCAATTAAAACTAACGATAGGAGTCCTTGTGGTGCTGGCACGGTGATCA from Anopheles stephensi strain Indian chromosome 2, UCI_ANSTEP_V1.0, whole genome shotgun sequence includes the following:
- the LOC118506286 gene encoding uncharacterized protein LOC118506286; the protein is MRVLRPIPSVHIAKEPSMHQVLCSLLSLAVLVSTAPGPCDLPSLSEVGSQYLVFGQDCRQYAYGYNAGSSAKVEVKNANGTVFGAYHYIDANNVTQRVNYTVTDEDGFVVEGTNLPVPVKDTAVEDSTTTEVPTTVAPVSSEEEQTTSSNLVRESFYSGGGSEVDRNAFFKPILSVWYPASSYPHDRVVVQQTGQNTKMA